A single window of Oerskovia paurometabola DNA harbors:
- a CDS encoding phage terminase small subunit P27 family codes for MREGNPGHRPVKDSVTLPPSALREPKWSEVFPGPRRSELRARKTAAAMWLKLAPTLHRSVGLVGEQQETLVDLCITWARIEQGERAISLEGMVVDGARGGLVKNPWTTVLNQYRSHFRSLVGELGLTPSAATRLGGRGGGDDEDEDDIFD; via the coding sequence GTGCGTGAGGGAAACCCCGGCCACCGACCGGTCAAGGATTCGGTCACGCTGCCTCCCTCCGCGCTCCGCGAGCCGAAGTGGTCGGAGGTCTTCCCCGGGCCCCGCCGCTCCGAGCTCCGCGCCCGCAAGACCGCGGCCGCGATGTGGCTCAAGCTCGCACCCACCCTGCACCGCTCGGTCGGCCTGGTCGGTGAGCAGCAGGAGACCCTCGTGGACCTGTGCATCACCTGGGCCCGCATCGAGCAGGGCGAACGCGCGATCTCCCTCGAGGGAATGGTCGTCGACGGCGCTCGGGGCGGGCTCGTGAAGAACCCCTGGACGACGGTCCTGAACCAGTACCGATCTCACTTCCGGTCCCTCGTCGGCGAGCTCGGCCTTACGCCGTCCGCAGCGACCCGGCTCGGCGGACGAGGTGGCGGCGATGACGAGGACGAAGACGACATCTTCGACTGA
- a CDS encoding phage portal protein, protein MDARTARDRLDVGLARLDAQLPAWKRREDYFRGEQDLPYAPEGVSREYLELREQSIANWLEIPMLAPVQRCRPDGFRTGKDEDADLKVWTELWQPNKMDERISIVFTQSMVHGRGIASVTKTDNPVRPAKFAIESSKRVWMEPDPEDPFETEFVVKRVSLSTPATASGLLLPANVNLGAATERAYVYDRTHWAKFERSGSIGGSGGWTLVEEGEHGFGEVPFVSFDVGLDGDGVPHSAMDKLMRQQDAINTIRFNALLAMQFSAYRQRVFVGYDPVVRDTSGNATPAKNPDGTVKLDKDGNPVPMLRQMGRIGVDRALVFPGAETKVFDLAESNLKNYIEVLSEFLSEFFAIGQVPPQYLLTKMANLSGDALTGAESTLQSLVKDLQRGWGESIETLMRLGGRALGIDHTTMAAETIWGDAEARSFAQVVDGISKLVADGFPRKAAWAMLPDATTQKVRQWDEMAGEERDVRRRQVLGEVEREVA, encoded by the coding sequence GTGGACGCACGCACTGCTCGGGACCGCCTCGACGTCGGCCTCGCTCGACTGGACGCGCAGCTGCCCGCCTGGAAGCGACGCGAGGACTACTTCCGGGGCGAGCAGGACCTGCCCTACGCGCCCGAGGGAGTGTCCCGGGAGTACCTCGAGCTGCGTGAGCAGTCGATCGCGAACTGGCTCGAGATCCCGATGCTCGCCCCCGTTCAACGCTGCCGGCCGGACGGGTTCCGGACCGGCAAGGACGAGGACGCCGACCTCAAGGTCTGGACCGAGCTGTGGCAGCCGAACAAGATGGACGAGCGGATCTCGATCGTCTTCACCCAGTCCATGGTTCACGGCCGCGGGATCGCCTCGGTCACCAAGACCGACAACCCGGTACGCCCGGCGAAGTTCGCGATCGAGTCGTCCAAGCGGGTCTGGATGGAACCCGACCCGGAGGACCCCTTCGAGACCGAGTTCGTCGTCAAGCGCGTCTCGCTGAGCACCCCGGCCACGGCGTCGGGCCTGTTGCTGCCGGCCAACGTCAACCTCGGCGCCGCCACCGAGCGCGCCTACGTCTACGACCGCACCCACTGGGCCAAGTTCGAGCGGTCCGGCTCCATCGGCGGGTCCGGCGGCTGGACGCTGGTTGAAGAGGGTGAGCACGGCTTCGGTGAGGTCCCGTTCGTCTCGTTCGACGTCGGCCTCGACGGCGACGGCGTGCCGCACTCGGCCATGGACAAGCTCATGCGCCAGCAGGACGCGATCAACACCATCCGGTTCAACGCGTTGCTCGCCATGCAGTTCAGCGCGTACCGCCAGCGCGTCTTCGTCGGCTACGACCCGGTCGTGCGTGACACCTCTGGGAACGCGACGCCGGCCAAGAATCCCGACGGAACCGTGAAGCTCGACAAGGACGGCAACCCGGTCCCGATGCTGCGGCAGATGGGCAGGATCGGGGTCGACCGCGCCTTGGTCTTCCCCGGCGCGGAGACCAAGGTCTTCGACCTGGCCGAGTCGAACCTCAAGAACTACATCGAGGTCCTCTCGGAGTTCCTCTCGGAGTTCTTCGCGATCGGGCAGGTGCCCCCGCAGTACCTGCTGACCAAGATGGCGAACCTCTCGGGCGACGCACTGACCGGCGCCGAGTCGACGCTGCAGTCGCTCGTCAAGGACCTGCAGCGCGGGTGGGGCGAGTCCATCGAGACGCTCATGCGCCTGGGCGGTCGGGCGCTGGGAATCGACCACACGACTATGGCGGCCGAGACCATCTGGGGCGACGCCGAGGCGCGTTCCTTCGCTCAGGTCGTGGACGGGATTTCCAAGCTCGTTGCCGACGGCTTCCCCCGCAAGGCCGCGTGGGCGATGCTTCCCGACGCCACGACGCAGAAGGTGCGCCAGTGGGACGAGATGGCCGGCGAGGAGCGCGACGTGCGCCGTCGACAGGTGCTGGGCGAGGTGGAGCGGGAGGTGGCCTGA
- a CDS encoding phage tail tube protein → MLKLADGRTRVDITLTEPPGYSVGDDVLELTLAQLTDLIDTSEQINKPDYRLSATGSATVPDQPLEKEGTATTFGASNYEGSITVLRQLLATGQVDPAKDTVFTAIGEKGVLAYYLERIGPKATVPLALGDEGWIYEAISDDPQEPSDRNGYVKNLIKLGVQSRRRFKIVAAVGG, encoded by the coding sequence ATGCTCAAGCTCGCTGACGGCCGCACGAGGGTCGACATCACCCTGACCGAACCGCCGGGCTACAGCGTCGGGGACGACGTCCTCGAGCTCACGCTGGCCCAGCTCACGGACCTGATCGACACCAGCGAACAGATCAACAAGCCCGACTACCGCCTGTCCGCGACCGGCTCGGCGACGGTGCCCGACCAGCCGTTGGAGAAGGAGGGGACCGCGACGACCTTCGGCGCGTCGAACTACGAGGGCAGCATCACGGTCTTGCGCCAGCTGCTGGCCACGGGGCAGGTGGACCCGGCCAAGGACACGGTCTTCACCGCGATCGGGGAGAAGGGGGTCCTGGCCTACTACCTCGAGCGCATCGGCCCGAAGGCGACCGTGCCGCTCGCGCTGGGCGACGAGGGGTGGATCTACGAGGCCATCTCGGACGACCCGCAGGAGCCCTCGGACCGCAACGGGTACGTGAAGAACCTGATCAAGCTGGGCGTCCAGTCGCGGCGCCGCTTCAAGATCGTCGCCGCCGTCGGCGGCTGA
- a CDS encoding phage tail tape measure protein, whose translation MADRSIKVYLRAEISDFKRQMDDATKAAKQVGKGAEETATQADTALGRMVQSATTHRESWDEVGKSLMGVGLATGAVVGIAVARYAEFDAAMSGVAATGGATADELDKLRAAAIAAGADTKYSATEAANGIEEMAKAGVSATDILNGGLNGALSLAAAGSIEVADAAAIASTVMNQFGLTGRDVGHIADVLAASAGKANGEVADFGLAMKYVGPVAAQLGVSLEETSGTLALLAQNGLLADSAGTGLRGVIMSLTAPTKAAQLELEKYNISAFDSQDNFVGLASLAGQLQTQLGGLTEAERSAALGRMFGNEQITTARILYAQGADAIEHWTEQVDDQGYAAEVAATKMDNLKGDLEGLSGSLETLMIGAGEGADGPLRALVQGADSLVDSLAGLPPWVQQAGLGLGALIAVTSLLAGGFLLTFPRIIETGKALRDLGVISPPAATKLGSIAGSLVKIGGTALAVGATAAATGILVDALTRGDAVPKANAIAKAVNDLANGGNLEDLNSNFDNFGTVLGASRSSVTDLGSAMDQVFKRDVTDTIASWTGAIPGVTAYTELAEERFTNLDRVMSGMVQSGAVDNVREALGLIYAEAESRGISVEDIKTKFSETEDALIGVDEAAKAAEEGVAGVGDAAAVATPPVEEMSEAMAKFLEGVGGAAGGFLDWSKGLDEAKYSLGGWLAELEAQAGALEGWSANLVRLGERGISQGLMEKLAALGPAGAKAVQDLANGTDEEIARAEAAFQRGVDATNGLQASLEGLYAPPPIVVDVDTSAASIEAQILAGELHVFGESVSPWEITANRESAAIEAQILAGELYVFGQSVSPWELRADPSRAEATARGTVNAFGQMVPDPFKLNADPFNANRTTNAWLNTPRGTSVSVDADVSPAERAVGRAIAAIRSMTAVIPGIPGGFTGGQVGGIAGFAAGGQVPGTPPSDPTRDNVFAMTERGRPLMVRSKEWIQPQPAVEYYGAGVMRAMQYRQIPKSVLAGFAAGGSPSAPQYAYAGATQAPIAAPTLDLTGLQLVGTLDLGNGLEARMEAVAVRSIRTSQARRAG comes from the coding sequence ATGGCCGACCGGTCCATCAAGGTCTACCTGCGCGCGGAGATCTCCGACTTCAAGCGCCAGATGGACGACGCGACCAAGGCTGCGAAGCAGGTCGGCAAGGGCGCCGAGGAGACGGCCACCCAGGCCGACACCGCCCTCGGCCGGATGGTGCAGTCCGCCACGACGCACCGCGAGTCGTGGGACGAGGTCGGCAAGAGCCTCATGGGCGTCGGCCTGGCGACCGGCGCGGTCGTGGGCATCGCTGTCGCCCGGTACGCCGAGTTCGACGCCGCGATGTCGGGCGTGGCCGCGACCGGCGGCGCCACAGCGGACGAACTCGACAAGCTCCGAGCGGCCGCGATCGCGGCCGGCGCAGACACGAAGTACTCAGCGACCGAGGCCGCGAACGGCATCGAGGAGATGGCCAAGGCCGGCGTCTCGGCGACCGACATCCTCAACGGCGGATTGAACGGTGCCCTCAGCCTGGCGGCCGCAGGGTCGATCGAGGTCGCTGACGCCGCCGCGATCGCGTCCACCGTGATGAACCAGTTCGGCCTCACGGGCCGCGACGTCGGGCACATCGCGGATGTCCTCGCGGCGTCGGCAGGCAAGGCGAACGGCGAGGTCGCAGACTTCGGCCTCGCCATGAAGTACGTAGGCCCGGTCGCAGCCCAGCTCGGCGTCTCGCTCGAGGAGACCTCCGGCACCCTCGCACTCCTGGCACAGAACGGTCTCCTGGCCGACTCCGCCGGCACGGGGCTGCGCGGAGTCATCATGTCCCTGACCGCGCCCACCAAGGCGGCGCAGCTCGAGCTCGAGAAGTACAACATTTCCGCGTTCGACAGCCAGGACAACTTCGTGGGCCTAGCATCGCTCGCGGGCCAGCTTCAGACGCAGCTCGGCGGCCTCACGGAGGCCGAGCGCTCGGCCGCCCTGGGCCGCATGTTCGGCAACGAGCAGATCACCACGGCCCGGATCCTGTACGCCCAGGGCGCCGACGCCATCGAGCACTGGACCGAACAGGTCGACGACCAGGGCTACGCCGCCGAGGTCGCCGCCACCAAGATGGACAACCTCAAGGGCGACCTCGAAGGACTCTCCGGATCGCTCGAAACGCTCATGATCGGCGCTGGGGAGGGCGCCGACGGCCCACTCCGCGCTCTCGTGCAGGGCGCCGACTCCCTCGTCGACTCCCTCGCAGGCCTCCCACCATGGGTCCAGCAGGCAGGCCTCGGGCTCGGTGCGCTCATCGCCGTGACCTCCCTGCTCGCGGGCGGCTTCCTGCTCACCTTCCCTCGCATCATCGAGACCGGCAAGGCGCTCCGCGACCTCGGCGTCATCAGCCCGCCCGCCGCGACGAAGCTCGGCTCCATCGCGGGCTCCCTCGTCAAGATCGGTGGCACGGCGCTCGCGGTCGGCGCGACGGCGGCAGCGACGGGGATCCTCGTTGATGCGCTCACGCGCGGTGACGCGGTGCCCAAGGCGAACGCGATCGCCAAGGCTGTCAACGATCTCGCCAACGGTGGGAACCTGGAGGACCTCAACTCCAACTTCGACAACTTCGGGACGGTCCTGGGGGCCTCGCGCTCGTCGGTGACCGATCTGGGCTCCGCCATGGATCAGGTCTTCAAGCGGGATGTCACCGACACGATCGCCTCCTGGACCGGTGCAATCCCCGGCGTCACCGCCTACACCGAGCTGGCCGAGGAGCGGTTCACCAACCTCGACCGGGTGATGTCGGGCATGGTGCAGTCGGGCGCTGTGGACAACGTGCGCGAAGCTCTCGGGCTGATCTACGCCGAGGCTGAGTCGCGCGGGATCAGCGTCGAGGACATCAAGACGAAGTTCTCCGAGACCGAGGACGCCCTGATCGGGGTCGACGAGGCCGCCAAGGCGGCCGAGGAGGGGGTCGCCGGCGTCGGTGACGCCGCGGCAGTCGCGACGCCTCCGGTTGAGGAGATGTCCGAGGCGATGGCGAAGTTCCTCGAGGGCGTCGGGGGCGCCGCGGGTGGCTTCCTCGATTGGTCCAAGGGGCTCGACGAGGCGAAGTACTCTCTCGGCGGCTGGCTCGCGGAGCTCGAAGCGCAAGCGGGCGCCCTGGAGGGCTGGTCGGCGAACCTTGTTCGCTTGGGCGAGCGAGGAATTTCGCAGGGGCTCATGGAGAAGCTGGCTGCGCTCGGCCCTGCTGGCGCCAAGGCGGTCCAGGATCTCGCGAACGGTACCGACGAGGAGATCGCTCGCGCGGAGGCCGCGTTCCAGCGCGGCGTCGACGCGACGAACGGGCTACAGGCCTCGCTCGAAGGCCTGTACGCCCCGCCACCGATCGTGGTCGACGTGGACACGTCGGCTGCTTCGATCGAGGCGCAGATCCTCGCCGGGGAGCTGCACGTCTTCGGCGAGTCTGTGAGCCCGTGGGAGATCACCGCGAACCGTGAGTCGGCGGCGATCGAGGCGCAGATCCTCGCGGGTGAGCTGTACGTGTTCGGTCAGTCGGTGTCGCCGTGGGAACTGCGTGCGGATCCGTCGAGGGCAGAAGCAACGGCCCGAGGGACGGTGAACGCGTTCGGGCAGATGGTGCCCGACCCGTTCAAGCTGAACGCTGACCCGTTCAACGCGAACCGGACCACGAACGCGTGGCTCAACACCCCGCGGGGAACGTCTGTCTCGGTCGACGCGGATGTCAGTCCCGCGGAACGGGCCGTCGGGCGCGCGATCGCGGCCATCAGGTCGATGACCGCGGTGATCCCTGGGATTCCCGGGGGCTTCACCGGTGGACAGGTCGGCGGCATCGCAGGCTTCGCGGCGGGCGGTCAGGTTCCGGGAACGCCTCCGTCCGATCCGACGCGCGACAACGTGTTCGCAATGACGGAGCGTGGACGTCCGCTCATGGTCCGCTCGAAGGAGTGGATCCAGCCGCAGCCCGCAGTCGAGTACTACGGTGCGGGCGTGATGCGGGCCATGCAGTACCGGCAGATCCCGAAGTCGGTACTCGCGGGCTTCGCCGCTGGCGGCTCGCCGTCGGCTCCCCAGTACGCCTACGCGGGCGCCACACAGGCACCCATCGCTGCCCCGACGCTCGACCTCACAGGCCTGCAGCTGGTGGGGACGCTCGACCTCGGCAACGGGCTGGAGGCGCGCATGGAGGCAGTGGCGGTCAGGTCGATCCGCACGTCTCAGGCTCGGAGGGCTGGCTGA
- a CDS encoding ParB/RepB/Spo0J family partition protein, giving the protein MSPVYAADGGPKTKTRTQVPALSAVPDGGPALAALTGAAPAHHGPERLQVWPGDLVVDENIRKDTRLTEDFLASLTEHGLLVPIQVRRDPLGQLLVVDGQRRTLGALQVGLPLVDVVVLDGIGDDEARLTAQYVINEQRAALTTKERVDAVQQLSLFGRSPATIKRKLGIPKDQVEAALALAATPTVTATLAEHHVEDLVAGAVIAEFADDPAVVAELAEVAATDPGRLAHRAESVRQDRALEAAKAVVRAELTAAGVAVLEERPRYDDRSTLSLGDLTDKPGATAYSGPAISPDKHASCPGHAAVVSSTYDHSINKHRPHALYYCTDWKSNGHHKRSAANTAGAATGPQSDEKKAERRQLITDNKAADAAEVVRLAWIAEFLQRTTMPADAPLYVGRILALRTSADGGNHAKAREYLWPKKPAATGTDIAERLTTPALATRYLVALAAASVEEVMPRDFHRGDYWAHLHVAHLTTLRSWGYELADVEAAFLEAQTAKAAA; this is encoded by the coding sequence ATGAGCCCCGTGTACGCCGCCGACGGCGGCCCTAAGACTAAGACTCGCACCCAGGTGCCCGCTCTCTCCGCAGTGCCCGACGGTGGGCCGGCGCTCGCGGCCCTGACCGGCGCGGCACCCGCCCACCACGGGCCCGAGCGCCTGCAGGTCTGGCCCGGAGATCTCGTCGTCGACGAGAACATCCGCAAGGACACCCGGCTCACCGAGGACTTCCTCGCGAGCCTGACCGAGCACGGGCTACTCGTCCCGATCCAGGTCCGCCGTGACCCGCTCGGCCAGCTCCTAGTCGTCGACGGCCAGCGTCGCACCCTCGGTGCCCTGCAGGTCGGTCTGCCCCTGGTCGACGTCGTCGTGCTCGACGGCATCGGCGACGACGAGGCCCGCCTGACCGCGCAGTACGTCATCAACGAACAGCGCGCCGCTCTGACGACGAAGGAGCGCGTCGACGCCGTCCAGCAGCTCTCGCTCTTCGGCCGCTCCCCAGCCACGATCAAGCGCAAGCTCGGCATCCCCAAGGACCAGGTCGAGGCCGCCCTGGCGCTCGCGGCCACACCCACCGTCACGGCCACGCTCGCGGAGCACCATGTCGAGGACCTCGTCGCTGGCGCCGTCATCGCCGAGTTCGCTGACGACCCCGCCGTCGTCGCCGAGCTCGCCGAAGTCGCAGCGACCGATCCCGGACGCCTGGCACATCGCGCCGAGTCGGTCCGGCAGGACCGTGCGCTCGAGGCAGCCAAGGCCGTGGTGCGCGCCGAGCTCACCGCGGCCGGGGTCGCCGTCCTCGAGGAGCGCCCGCGCTACGACGACCGGTCCACCCTCAGCCTGGGCGACCTCACGGACAAGCCCGGCGCGACCGCCTACTCAGGTCCCGCCATCAGCCCGGACAAGCACGCATCCTGCCCCGGGCACGCCGCGGTTGTCAGCTCCACCTACGACCACTCGATCAACAAGCACCGCCCCCACGCCCTGTACTACTGCACCGACTGGAAGAGCAACGGCCACCACAAGCGCTCCGCGGCGAACACCGCCGGCGCCGCGACCGGCCCCCAGTCCGACGAGAAGAAGGCCGAGCGTCGCCAGCTCATCACCGACAACAAGGCCGCCGACGCCGCCGAGGTCGTGCGCCTCGCGTGGATCGCCGAGTTCCTACAGCGCACCACCATGCCCGCCGACGCACCCCTTTACGTCGGCCGCATCCTCGCCCTGCGCACCAGCGCCGACGGCGGCAACCACGCCAAGGCCCGCGAGTACCTGTGGCCCAAGAAGCCCGCGGCCACCGGCACCGACATCGCCGAGCGCCTCACCACTCCCGCCCTCGCGACGCGCTACCTCGTGGCGCTCGCGGCCGCATCCGTCGAGGAGGTCATGCCCCGCGACTTCCACCGCGGCGACTACTGGGCCCACCTCCACGTCGCGCACCTGACCACGCTCCGCTCGTGGGGGTACGAGCTTGCCGACGTCGAGGCAGCGTTCCTCGAGGCCCAGACCGCGAAAGCGGCCGCCTGA
- a CDS encoding Gp19/Gp15/Gp42 family protein encodes MATYAGVEDVRKRLGRPIVTDAEREQVTTWLEDIESHIRGKLKDLDDLVDSGRLARDSIVRAEATAVVRKVENPRGVRSETKQFDDYQKTETRDRVVSDGQLRLTAEEWDDLLGEITPIVLAEGYTIDLGTPA; translated from the coding sequence GTGGCCACCTACGCAGGCGTCGAGGACGTGCGCAAGCGCCTCGGCCGTCCCATCGTCACCGACGCCGAGCGCGAGCAGGTCACGACGTGGCTCGAGGACATCGAGAGCCACATCCGCGGCAAGCTCAAGGACCTCGACGACCTCGTCGACTCCGGGCGCCTGGCCCGCGACTCGATCGTGCGGGCCGAAGCGACAGCCGTCGTCCGCAAGGTCGAGAACCCGCGCGGTGTCCGCTCGGAGACCAAGCAGTTCGACGACTACCAGAAGACCGAGACCCGCGACCGCGTCGTCTCCGACGGCCAGCTGCGCCTCACTGCTGAGGAGTGGGACGACCTCCTCGGGGAGATCACCCCGATCGTCCTGGCCGAGGGGTACACCATCGACCTCGGGACTCCCGCGTGA
- a CDS encoding DUF6093 family protein, whose product MTTPAEFLALVAEGRADAESLMLDTCTVERLGAPVLDRVTGKTTVPRLTVYPDPSWPDEHPWKTGRCKAQGSNAQEASPVAAGHTFDEQRYRLDIPAAAPLLRKGDVVTITSAASNPNLDGKTYKVTGPFAKSHSTAQRVAVIEED is encoded by the coding sequence GTGACCACCCCGGCGGAGTTCCTCGCGCTCGTCGCCGAGGGCCGCGCCGACGCCGAGTCGCTCATGCTCGACACCTGCACCGTCGAGCGCCTCGGCGCCCCGGTCCTGGACCGCGTCACCGGCAAGACCACCGTGCCCCGCTTGACCGTCTACCCCGACCCCTCCTGGCCCGACGAGCACCCTTGGAAGACCGGCCGCTGCAAGGCCCAAGGCAGCAACGCCCAGGAGGCCTCACCGGTCGCCGCCGGGCACACCTTCGACGAGCAGCGCTACCGTCTCGACATCCCCGCCGCCGCGCCGCTGCTCCGCAAGGGCGACGTCGTCACCATCACCTCCGCCGCCTCGAACCCGAACCTCGACGGCAAGACCTACAAGGTCACCGGCCCCTTCGCGAAGTCGCACTCGACAGCCCAGCGCGTCGCCGTCATCGAGGAGGACTGA
- a CDS encoding major capsid protein, translating into MAVTLPEAAKLSDTKLQRGVIETFVQTSPILDRLPLMPIEGNAYAYNKEATLPGVAFRSVNEGYVESTGTVNQATESLVILGGDADVDRFIVQTRGNLNDQRAVQTAMKVKAASYKFQDTFFNGDVAVDPKGFDGLKKRLTGAQVIDAGTNGAPILGNGASDAQTFFDMLDALVAAVPGLDGTNGAIYAPSTGLAKVRSAGRRLGGVEMVKEDITGKRVLTWNGIPILDPGSTAAGAPILPATETQGTAADAASFYAVKFGHDEGDQAVTGLTNGGVQVNDLGELQEKPAYRTRIEFYCGLAIFGGKAAARLRGVLLK; encoded by the coding sequence ATGGCCGTTACCCTGCCCGAGGCAGCGAAGCTGTCCGACACCAAGCTGCAGAGGGGCGTCATCGAGACGTTCGTGCAGACCTCCCCGATCCTCGACCGGCTGCCCCTGATGCCGATCGAGGGCAACGCCTACGCGTACAACAAGGAAGCAACGCTCCCCGGCGTCGCGTTCCGATCCGTGAACGAGGGCTACGTCGAGTCCACCGGCACCGTGAACCAGGCGACCGAGTCGCTGGTCATCCTCGGTGGCGACGCGGACGTCGACCGGTTCATCGTGCAGACGCGCGGCAACCTGAACGACCAGCGCGCCGTCCAGACCGCGATGAAGGTCAAGGCCGCGTCCTACAAGTTTCAGGACACGTTCTTCAACGGGGACGTGGCCGTGGACCCCAAGGGCTTCGACGGGCTCAAGAAGCGCCTGACCGGGGCCCAGGTGATCGACGCGGGCACCAACGGTGCCCCGATCCTGGGCAACGGCGCCTCCGACGCCCAGACGTTCTTCGACATGCTCGACGCCCTCGTGGCCGCGGTCCCGGGCCTGGACGGCACCAACGGTGCGATCTACGCCCCGTCCACGGGCCTGGCGAAGGTCCGCTCGGCGGGCCGTCGCCTCGGCGGTGTCGAGATGGTCAAGGAGGACATCACCGGCAAGCGCGTCCTGACCTGGAACGGGATCCCGATCCTGGACCCGGGCAGCACCGCCGCCGGCGCGCCGATCCTTCCCGCCACCGAGACTCAGGGCACCGCGGCCGACGCCGCCTCGTTCTACGCCGTGAAGTTCGGCCACGACGAGGGCGACCAGGCCGTCACGGGCCTGACGAACGGCGGCGTCCAGGTCAACGACCTCGGCGAGCTGCAGGAGAAGCCGGCCTACCGCACCCGCATCGAGTTCTACTGCGGCCTGGCGATCTTCGGCGGCAAGGCCGCCGCCCGCCTGCGCGGCGTCCTGCTCAAGTAG
- a CDS encoding terminase large subunit, with product MTRTKTTSSTELPVPYDALIELGLAPEQIADAQERAPLVLAFQADEAEGAWFDVERASRALRALGLFKHTKGRWAGVRLRIGEGLDPWQLVWILAPVFGWVYHDAEIDAVVRVIRTVWIEVPRKNGKSTLSSGISNVLLLADREPGAEVYNAAGSTVQAGRVFEDAKRMLMTSTSAKKRVEPLKEVVRVPKTGSILRVLSRVAETAHGLNVSGAVVDEVHTLRLRRALVEAIETGTGARDQPLVVFITTADEAEEGTIYDEKHVYTRNVANGVVKDPGHYGVIWAADEKDDPFAESTWRRANPGLGKSPTMAYMRREAQKAQSTPSARPGFERLSLNLRRREHARWLDLDQWDKCDGAVDRGDLAGRRAWGGLDLSAVSDFTAWAVWVESNRPGVELDLLARFWIPQEKIVDLERALHVPISEWVNRGLITATDGDVIDYRSVKSAVIGDYRHFNMQRVSYDRMFAGQLVQELDQELGGVELSPVPQTFLGLSPSCKEIERLLGGHTMRHGGNPVLRWMASLVDVKRDDQDNVRPVKPNRKTSMARIDGISAAVTAMDGKIRAAARGTEKQISTEMYGFN from the coding sequence ATGACGAGGACGAAGACGACATCTTCGACTGAGCTCCCGGTTCCCTACGACGCGCTGATTGAGCTGGGGCTGGCGCCCGAGCAGATCGCCGACGCTCAGGAGCGTGCCCCGCTGGTCCTGGCCTTCCAGGCCGACGAGGCCGAGGGCGCGTGGTTCGACGTCGAGCGCGCGAGTCGCGCCCTGCGAGCCCTGGGCCTGTTCAAGCACACCAAGGGCCGCTGGGCCGGCGTCCGTCTGCGCATCGGCGAGGGCCTGGACCCCTGGCAGCTCGTGTGGATCCTCGCGCCGGTCTTCGGGTGGGTCTACCACGACGCCGAGATCGATGCTGTCGTGCGGGTCATCCGCACGGTATGGATCGAGGTCCCGCGCAAGAACGGGAAGAGCACGCTGTCCTCGGGGATCTCCAACGTCCTGCTGCTAGCCGACCGCGAGCCGGGCGCCGAGGTCTACAACGCGGCCGGCTCCACCGTGCAGGCCGGCCGCGTCTTCGAGGACGCCAAGCGCATGCTCATGACCTCCACGTCGGCCAAGAAGCGCGTCGAGCCGCTCAAGGAGGTCGTCCGGGTCCCCAAGACCGGGTCGATCCTGCGCGTGCTCTCGCGCGTCGCGGAAACCGCGCACGGCCTGAACGTCTCAGGTGCCGTCGTCGACGAGGTGCACACCCTGCGCCTGCGCCGCGCCCTGGTCGAGGCGATCGAGACCGGCACCGGCGCCCGTGACCAGCCCCTCGTCGTGTTCATCACCACCGCCGACGAGGCGGAAGAGGGCACGATCTACGACGAGAAGCACGTCTACACGCGCAACGTCGCCAACGGGGTCGTCAAGGACCCCGGGCACTACGGCGTGATCTGGGCGGCCGACGAGAAGGACGACCCCTTCGCGGAGTCGACCTGGCGCCGGGCGAACCCCGGCCTGGGGAAGTCCCCGACGATGGCCTACATGCGCCGCGAGGCGCAGAAGGCCCAGTCCACGCCCTCGGCCCGCCCAGGCTTTGAGCGGCTCTCGCTGAACCTGCGACGTCGTGAGCACGCCCGCTGGCTCGACCTTGACCAGTGGGACAAGTGTGACGGCGCGGTCGACCGCGGCGACCTCGCCGGCCGCCGCGCCTGGGGCGGCCTGGACCTCTCCGCCGTCTCGGACTTCACCGCGTGGGCGGTGTGGGTCGAGTCGAACCGTCCCGGCGTCGAGCTCGACCTGCTCGCCCGGTTCTGGATCCCGCAGGAGAAGATCGTCGACCTCGAGCGGGCCCTGCACGTCCCGATCAGCGAGTGGGTCAACCGGGGCCTGATCACGGCCACCGACGGCGACGTCATCGACTACCGGTCGGTGAAGTCCGCGGTGATCGGCGACTACCGCCACTTCAACATGCAGCGCGTGTCCTACGACCGCATGTTCGCCGGCCAGCTCGTGCAGGAGCTCGACCAGGAGCTCGGCGGCGTCGAGCTCTCCCCAGTCCCGCAGACCTTCCTGGGCCTCTCGCCCTCCTGCAAGGAGATCGAGCGCCTCCTGGGCGGTCACACGATGCGCCACGGCGGCAACCCGGTCCTGCGCTGGATGGCCTCCCTCGTGGACGTCAAGCGCGACGACCAGGACAACGTCCGCCCGGTGAAGCCGAACCGTAAGACGTCCATGGCCCGCATCGACGGCATCTCCGCCGCCGTGACCGCCATGGACGGCAAAATCCGCGCCGCGGCTCGCGGTACCGAGAAGCAGATCTCCACCGAGATGTACGGCTTCAACTAG